In Corylus avellana chromosome ca8, CavTom2PMs-1.0, the genomic stretch TACCAAATAACGGAAGAACAGCCATCCAGTGACAACAGCTTCATTCACCTGCACATTCATTTACACCTTGAGCAAAGTGTCATAACATGAGAAGTAAAGCTATTTCTGATCATCtaagaaaaaagcccaaaacatttaatattcaaaaaaaaataatttaataacaTTGGCAGAGGAAAAAAGTCCAGTAACAAAACTAATACCCCCAATGTGTTTTGTCATACAATTTGCATGACACAAAGActtcacacacacaaaaacatgTAAGAAATAAAGGAAACAGTAACAACCTGATCAGATGTGACACCCCAAAAAGTTAGTTCCACATTAGATGGGTAGATCGTGATATGTTACATGGGTGCCAAGTCCTATATTAGTTCCTTACTAAGTGAGACTgaagtttataagaaattttaggGAGCCCCAATTGTAatattgactagtctttttgaaGTAATAGCACATATGTGACTTTCATTATGTCGTGATAAATGGTGTTAGATCTTAGAAATTGACTCAATCCGATGATTAAAACTAGGGTTGTAAACTTTTTAACATTTAAGTATTTTGGTGTAAAAACTTGGGCTTTACATTTGAAGTTTTTGTAAACCGTCACCAACCATCCTGACGTGAGTCGTAATATAAGACTTCTAGAGCCAACCCAAGAGGACAGTAAACAGGCGTCCTGACGCAAGTGACAGAGGTTAACTTCCAGTGCCTACCCGAGAGCCTTGTCACTAGGACCATCAGCAAGACGTCCTAACGTCACTTGTGGAAGATAACTTCCAGATTCTACCCAAGAACTCCATCACCAAGACCGTCAGCAGAACCGTCGTGACACTACTTGTGGAAGATGACTTCTAGAGAGCTCAGTCAACAGATTGTCTTGACGCTGCTGAGCTGTCACTGAAGTTAGCTATGAAACCCTAGTGATCATCTTGACATTTTTGGACCCTACCTGACCCTCCAAGGATTTCTACATAGATCTGAAGTTGTTTTACACGGGTTTCTCTCCATCCTTTAAGTACTTAAGGATGCTTTCTATGGTTAAGCAAGCAAGAAAGAAACCATTCCTAGAGCCTTTTGAGAGGTAGCTTAGCTTAACCTTCTTCATGAGCTAAGAGAGACATTGTTGAGAACCTTCATTGCCTTCTCTCTCTTGGAGTTTTGTGTTCAAACCACACACCTTCATTAAACCTTCAACCGCTTAAAGTCTATCGATGACTTGGTGAGGAGGTCACATATAGAAGATTTTCCAGTGAGGAGCTAGAGCTTGTGGAGGAGGTAGGCAGCTCGCAACATTGATCCTGATAAACCCTAAGTTATTACTTCGTCTCTACCAATAATTCCTACGCCCTCAATGCAGTGAGGAGCTTGTTTGTGTACAAAGTCTTAGTATTTTACAAGGGTGTTTGTAAGTTTACTATGTCTATACTTTGAATCTTTTATAATAaatgatttcctgggtttggctatCTCGAAGTTGTTTTacctttgatgtgttcaaaTAGTTTCCACTTCGTCCAAAAATCATTGTGTTGATTGTCTGTGATGATTTTTCTATGGTTGATTTGTAATTCAATTGCTGCAgatctttagttttatttgctGCATAATTGTGTTTTGTGCATTGGGGTTGGATTCCTGTCCTTTCAAACGGTATCCGAACAACCTAGTAACACCGTGTAGTGTTGCGGCACTACAATGTGATGTAGGCCTTGACGAGGACCTTAGGGATTTGAGCGGGTGAGATTGTGATATCCCAGAAAGTTAGTCTAACACTGGTGGGTGAGATTGTCATATGGTGCCAAGTCCCACATTGGTTTATAGGGAGTTCTAGTTGTAACATTGCCTTTTGAAGTAATAACACAAATATGGCCAATGCTTTTCCTGGATCGTGACATTAGTTGCAAAAGATTGGATGggagaaattgaaattttacaaCATATGTTGCACGATGAAAAACATGAAAAGCTCAAagccatttttaatttttctcatcttcttggCAACCAAATGGAGGCTAGAAACAagttaaaagggaaaaatttatAGAAGCAAATGAATACATACAAATCAATAAACTCAACAACAATGAAAAAGACAACACCTTACGAGGTTTAGCCTTCATAACATCAGAGTCCTGCTTATTAAAACCAATAGCAGTGGCAGGCAGTCCATCAGTAACCAAATTGACCCAGAGCAGCTGGACCTGGATTTTTTAGTATtggagagaagagggagatcaGATGTTCAAACCTTAACTCTATGCTTTTAAGCAAAATATGGAAACTGGAAAACTGCAAGGGGATTCGCAATTTCATGTGATTGCTTCCAACGAGGTgataattaacataattttgCTATCTTAATATAAAGAACAAATTAGTTCTAAAAACACGCAGTAGCACTATGCATGGCTCCTcactaaaatttaaaatccaTACATGTAACTATGCAGTATCTACTTTTGCATTGAAAACgattaaaatgacaaaactaTACAAAAATAAGAAGTCCTTTAGTTTTTTGACATAAACCTATTTGACTATGAAAGATAAAATCCTGTACACTAATAAACTCACAGGGGCAAGGGTGTCAGGTATTCCAAGTACAGCTGCCACAAATATGCAAACTACTTCACCAATATTTGAAGAGATCATGTATCTGATGAACTGCTTTGTGTTGTTGTATATTGCCCTTCCCTCTGCAACAGCCTGCCCATGATTAAATAATTAGTGTCATTGTATATGGCATTTCCCTCTACAGCAGCCTGTCCCAAATTAAACAATTACAAAGTTGAATGGCATTatgatactttttttctttaaaagagaaattcaaaagaaaaaaaaaaatcatttgttgattaacaagattGTAAGGATAAATGAAtaccaagaaaagaaataaatataaaggaagaaaacaaatatagagAAGAAAATGGTGATATTACTGATAAGGATGAAGAGAGACTGGCATACCGCAACAATTGTAGCAAAATTGTCATCAGCCAATACCATATCTGCAGCACTCTGAAAAACCAACAATAAAgtttacaaaaatgaaaaaagaaataccttTTGTAAATTTTCTAAAGGAAACCAAGCATGGATATTAAGATTAGGACTACTATGCTCATATGCTGAGATTGAGGACAATACTTTTTTCTGGAAAACTAGGATAAAATAATAGTCTTATAAACCCTGAATGAATTTAGGACCAAAATTGCAGAAGTTAAAACTCGAATTACACCATAGGTTTAGATTGTCCATGAATATAACAAGgatcaaataaaaattaggtAAATACCAAAATTATGTAATGTTGCCTTCTTGCCTTTATATAAATATGAAACAGGTATTCTAAGccagaaaacttttttttttctttttttttggatgaataaagcCACAACACTATTATGGCACTCAGCTTCTTCATCATCCTTGAATGTCTGCTTTGTCAAGTCCTTCCCAAGAAAAGCCCACTTACCAACGGCCTTTTGTCCAGGTGGAACCTTTTCCAAAGTTCAAAACTCTGACGATTAATCCCACCGGCTGGATGGTGCTCATCCCGTGTATGGTCTGGGCTTCTCTATCACtttgcacagagagagagagagagagagagagaggttaaTACCTTGGCAACAGCTGTTCCTGAGCCCATGGCAATTCCTATATCTGCTTTTTTCAGTGCAGGTGCATCATTGACACCATCACCAGTCATCGCAACCTAACAGATTCAAGTAATTGAGTCCAAATTTTCAGGGGAAGTGAGTATAATAAATAGGATTAGTGACATATAACGCtacatgaattaaaaaaatactgaTGTGAAGTACTGCAAGAATCTAGCCAAGCAGTCGTATTAATAAGAAATTTTAGCATATCAAAACCAAAGCCAAAAAGAATAAACGATCTACCACATCTTTCCCCTCCCAAAACTCcctctttttcactttttcctctctcttccAAATTTTCTCAACTTATTAACTCCACATTAACAGCCACCTTATGAAGCTTttcctaaaatttcaaatagatGCAATAATAAACATGTTCAGCCTTGTTTCTTCCcaagaaataaacaaaagagTCACCACAAGACAAAAGAAGACCTCCATCTATGGTGACTCAACATATTATAGCACCTAGACTGCAAAATGACCAACCACCAACAAGCAGGCAAAGAGAAAATTCTATCCTTAAAACACTTGTGCACTTAGTCACTACCCTCTACACTCTCAAGTGAACAAAATAACTCAGGTACTGACAGCAAGCAATAAATTGCAACCAAGACCCGACAATGAATAAGATATACATATAATCATAAAAGTATTTAGATGATAGACCTACCACTTCATTTTGATGCTGTAATGCCTCGACCAGCATTCTTTTATGAGAAGGTTCAACCCTGCCAAATTAGAAGAAAGTGAATATTGAATACCATATCTCCCATTGAAATTTATGAAACATGGAAAGCATGAGGTTTACCTGGTGAAGATTGCCATACGTTGCAATGCCAGTGCTTGCTGCAGCGCTGGAAGTTCTTCAAACTCTGTAGCAGTGAAAGAGCGTCCAGAAAAATCTACAAGGTGATCAAAAGCACCTATCTTTTGGCAAATTGATTCGGCTGTAGACTGAAATTGTGTCCCGAATTAATGAGGgaaacataaatatgaaaagaaTAACCCTACTTACAGGTCAACAATTTTAAGTTACCTTGTTATCTCCAGTGACAACTATAACACGTATGCCAGCTGTCATGCATGAAAGCATAGCATTTCTCACTTCCTCTCTGGGTGGATCAAGCATTCCAACCTTCAGAAAGGTAGAGACAAAATAATGGTTGATCACGTAATTTTCAACAAGATCCAAatcttcaaagaaaaataaagtgtcACATAGTTCAATAGGAAACAAACTGCTACCAAAAGGCCCGACAAACCaaagtaaatttgaaaataaacagAAGAAATGTAACAGAGATTtatcattaaaaattcaaaaatggaGTAGAAGAAGATTGTTTCAGTTTCATATTCATTGCCAAAAGGGGGATTCAGAAACAAGTAAAGTATGATTctgaaaaataaacttttttataggtaaacaaagaaatatcattaaaaaagcgtaaggcgccccccTAAGCATACAGGAAGGATTCTGAAATTAAACGTTTAGCAGTCAGATTAATATTAcacataccaaaaaaaattaacaattctATACAATCTTATTCTTCAAGGTTTCTAGAATGAGTTCAACAAAAATCCCAATATCCCAAAGTGAGGATGCCCACAAGGCCACCAAAAAAATATCACATCCTGCATATGAGACTCATGACTTAGTTGTCTGCTGCATGGAAAAGAGTTCCTCCCCTGTCAGAAGCATGAGAATTTTCTGCTCCTTATGAATCACAAAGTAGATGATAAAAATGATTACAACACATTAGTCattagtctatatatatatatatacttttttttgtttaatgatGAGGAACCCCTCGGACCCGTGTAAAGCGCTTCTTCTACACAGACTAGGTAATACTCCGCCTTCGCTGGCGGGCTGAccccaaagaattgtttgcactcaaggAGATTCAAACTTTAGACATGATAgaatgccaccaagaccaaggcTCATTACCACTTAAGATTAGTCTATATATACTTTCCTTAatcctaatcttttttttttgtaagtaatcaTAGCTTATTAAAGGCACAGAAGGCACAATCCAAGTACAAAGGAAGTATATACAAAAGATACATCTAGctagaagaataaaaaagatcaagaaaaacaCGAAAGCTAGAAAGACTTGAATCAAAGGTAGATGTCCAGTAGCAAAATgagcattgatttttttatttattttttttagaaaaaaaaggaagacttTGCTTTCTCTTTTATGAGGAAGGAGCACATTCGAGGGCATACTTGAACAGCTCTGTCCAGCAGTAACATACAATCGGTCAGCAAAAAAGTACGCACATAAGGCTTACTGCATTAAAAATAATGGCAACTATAGTGTCGCCATAATTTACTATTATCCTATAAACCTGTGCTTCAAAATCGCTGAATCCAAAATGTGGTTCACTTCAGTTCCAATACAATAATTTTGATGATTAAAAAATTCAGTTCATTTCCAATATACTAATTTACTTCTCTTCACTTCAGTTCACATTATAACTTATAGTGAAAATTTTACTTCATATACAAGCCAAACCCCTGTCATTAGGCCACGTTCACATCCCACCTCCACATACTGGAACGATTGATGTTCTAAGTAGCTTTGTGCAAGAACTTGATACACACACCATATGTGTTTAACATGTTGTCTTGAAAAGAAAGCATACCAACCCAATAAACGTAAGATCCTTCTCATCGGCAAAGGAAAGAGTCTGCTGACCCATAGGCATCCATTTCAAGGCAAGAGCCAGGCATCTCAATGTCTCTTTTCCTGCAAAACTGACCGATAAATGTGTGTTCATACTActtaaacatttttaaaaaaaaaaaaaaatccatacacTTGACCAAATTATAATAGCAGATTATGCATAAATTAATCCCATCCTAGCAAGTTTAGCCATAGTTGCAGTAACTCTGAAATAACCCACATTAGCGTCAATGTTCAGCATCAACAATTGTGTTTGAACCTTCACTATAGAGGAaagtatttaaacaaaattgacaAGATTAGGTTACAAATATATGCAATATGTGCAGAGAAGTTTATAGGCATTAAATCATTCTATGGAGTACCAACTCCATCTTTAGATGACAAAAATGTACTAACACTAGTTtgatctcatttttctcttttctaatCTTCAAATTTACTTAAGGTatataaaaaacacaaacaaacacaaaaagaatCAACAACGACAACAACAATCAGGGAAAAGATAGAGGTGGTGTAAGAGCGGtgcaaaaaattaatcaaaccTGCGGAACCTTGATTCCAGCTCAGCTCGTATATCAGCTGTCAGTGGAACAGTCTGACCATCATCATTGCACAGAATATGTGTGCTTCTAGAAATGATACTTTCTGGAGCACCTTTAGAAAAAATAATCTGCCTCTGCTTTCGGCTACAAAGGACACTCATCATTTTACGATCCCGAGAAAAATCCAAAACAGAAACCTGCAAacatcattttctcaaatttacaTCAATAAGAAAATAGCAAAGTATTACATAAACAGTAGATACTTTGACACAAAATATTCTGAATTGCATAATTCATTCATGAGAATTTTTACTATAATACTTAGCTTTAAACTATAGActatttatgaaaataaatgtgATACCTGAAATATGAATGTACaagtaaatataataaatatatataaataaacccTGCCCCCATCCCCCggccaaaaatatatatataatttaaaccaaaaaaaaaaaaaaaaaaaactagagaatcaaggaaaaataataaaagaaacaattttatTATCCACCGAAAAGTTTGATCCTAAAATTTTATCACATctctttacttttttaaaatccaTCACATCAATTCCCACATCTACCAAGGGGAACCTGAGAAAGGAAAACACAACAGACAGAGATAGGATCCAAGCAAGTCAAAAGCCCAAGTTGCATGAGCAAATCAATAGAGAATAAACATTTCTTAATGAAGAAAGGCTAAATCAGATCCTACTATAATTAACAAAAGGACCAAAATATTTATagtcgtgttttttttttttgtttttttgcccCCTCTGACCTCTGTGAAAGGTTCTGAGATCAATTCTTGGGATGCCCCAGCCAGCTTAGAGCATAATTCATATCTTATGAACATGTACTTTTCTGTAATGGGATATGTACAGTGATACTCTGCAATTTCCTATACAAACAAAAACCAATCTTCTGAAGCTTAGAGTAATGTGTTAATGAAGACATTGCCGTCCCTAACTCATCTTTCAGTTTCCAACATTTATCACCAAACTCCACCTTTCATGTCTGATTTTGAGCTTAGTGCTTGTTCCATTGTTTGGAAACAAATTGAGTTTTTCCCTTTCCTTTATTAAAAGAACTCAGGGTCTGTTAAGAAAAccttttcaaaactcttttcgGTTCTCAAATGCTGAAAACTTTTCTCAAATATTAGTTATCCAAACGGATTTTCAGATGTGACCCCCACCACTAATACATTGTtcaaaacaaaccacaaaactcttctcaaaacacAACAATTTTCACAAAACATTCCTcaacaaataaaacacaaaaaaaaaaattaaaagataattatcATGACTCCATGAACTTCCGACGGCCCCGCAGTGGCCACCAGAACCGTCTAGCACAGCCACCACCATGGAGTGTAAATTGCAATAGTCtttctttgtatcttttttcttttattttggggaccactcttcaatttttttttttattattttttttcaaattttcatttggTGGACCACATacaacacatttttcaaatgtgGCCCCACGAAatcaattctcaatttttacctttttcaaaacctaaaacacttctcaaaacttTACCAAACTAATCCCACTTCATCCAAAACAAAGTGACTCATTATTGCTATGTTTCAACAATCCAACCGGGCAGTCTGGTCTGGattttaaaacccaaaaaattaaacgTTGGCAAGTGCTGATTTCccatcaaaaagaagaaaaaaaaaaaaaaaaaaacattaaacaaaaaagcCTGCATGGCTATATACTTAGAAAACTATATCTTCCAAGGCCCTCCATATACGTTAGAGTCAAACAGATAACCAGAAGTTGATATGTAAACAGTGTAACAAAGGAAACTAACAATGACCATCTGTAGCAATCCAGCAACATGAATTAACATTAAAGTCAATCGTATCCACTAACGTTTAAGTCCACCTTGGTCAATATagataaacatatatataggaatatGTATGTGCATATTTGCATAACATGTAGGAACCAATTACAAAGCAAACCTTTTTGAATTGGTTCTCCCAGTAGTGATTACAGTAGGATGCACGCTCATGGCTGCTCAGCATATTCAGAGCAGAAGGCATAGAGTCAAATCCAGGAAGACCAACCTGAAAACATGAAgcaaaaaaatcaagtttgcaCCTTACATAAACAAGTGCGTGATAAAAAGATGTACAGAAGAAGAGTAACTAAAATGAGAATAAGCAACAACCACAGTGATTAGGCAAGCTCGATAGATTTAATAAAGCTGAGATCTGAAGTCGAACCTTTTCTGTCAGGACTCGGAGGGCTACTTCAGTTGACTCACCAATTTTTTCATAGTTTCCCTTGTCAGGATTATATTGTAAGACAGACTCGTTGCAAAGTGCCGAACACATTGCTATGTGCAGAAGACAAGGTAATTGAGCAGGAAATTCGAGCTGCAAAAGAAGCCAACATCATATCAATGCAGTGCCAAATGGGAAATCCTGTATGCATACACAAGATACTACCTATTTCTATACTCAATTCTAAAAACTCTAACactaatatatttattaatccCTCCTATAATGGATGTCTTGATTTGAAATGGCACAATGTTTAAGAAGAAAAGCATATTACTCTTAACTAAATTGCCAGATGCGGGTATGACTTTTTAATGAGTATATTGGTTTTTCTTTCTGAATAGGTATGGGCAATATAGGTAGATGTAGATATAAATTTAACGACTTTTGAGAGTGGACACTCATTTTGGAACAtcagggtaaaaaaaaaaaacctcattttgATACAGGAGTGATTGTTTACttggaaaagagaaaatgattcAGTATAGTGATTCCAAAACCCACATCtttactattcttttttttatatatataagatcttTACTATTCGATTGGAAAAGAAACTCGCCTTAATTGCCATGTGACACACTTACATCTAAGGTATTTGCAGGACATTAATGGTTGTGCATCCATAGAGTGAACCTGCTGGGCTTACACAGAGTTTAACCTCATACAGTTTCttaggtttttttattatgGCCATTACATGGACAATGACAATTGTGGTAATGATAACATCTAATAAAACAGTAAACAaccatttaaaaattatttagagagagagaggctcaaGCTGATGAATCTAAGCTCCTTTTTGCACATTCTTTATTATTCTGAACTTACTTTCAGGGATTTTGACAACCCTGAAAATATCACTCAAATGCCAAAATATCTATTTTAGCTTATTTTTGATAACTTAAACACCAGGTCACAATCATATCCTATTATGCTGAGATGGAGTTCAACTGACAAATAACTACATAAGCTGAACTGATGGAGAGTCAAAATCATTTGCATATCTAGTGTATGGTATCAGAGATATAAGTTCCACAACAGGCTTGACCACTCCACATGAATGTTCACTAGTATCCTCCTATTAACAACTAAGATTCCATCACACTTATATCATGGATAAATAAACACCATCTAACAGGAGCCATTTGGTAAACCAAGATTCTGATGTAGAATGATTAGGTACAGAATTCAAATAATCTaccattcaaaaaaatttgcactCATCCCGAATCTTattattgaaatgaaaaaacaaagtGTAATCTCAAAATGTATGAGTCAATTCTTCAAAGAGAAATAATTGTCACAAGTAGCAATCAAGGTACCTTGTATTATGTATACACATTGCAGGacatacaaaaaataaattacctGCATCCCAGTGCTGTCAAAGATAATGCCTTCTGGTGCATATGTTGTCCCACTGACACTGTATTCAGAAACCACAGGACCACGCTCTACAGAATGAACCACACAAACCTGGCCAGACAAGAGTAGCAAagccaaaaaatttcacttaaaagACAGTTTAAAAATTACACCACAGACAGTCATGCACCATCAACATAATATGAATCACAGGTTTTCTATGTCAACTAAACAAGTTGTTAGGAAATAACCATagtaaaacataattttatttataatgaattttttattatgataAATTACACCAACCTTCCTTGATGTTTAAGAAAATGTCAGGGACTTGCCTCCTGTTTTTAGAAATGGCACTTTGCCCCCAGAggctgctttttttttctttttcttttttttctctcgaGTTTCCTTGTCATATAATCAGCCCGGTTATTCACCATTATCTAAGATCACTTTGGAtagatatttaatttgaaaaggaAATATTTCGATACAGTTTGTAATGACACATGAACGGCCGTAAGGATGTATCTATTATATGGATCACAAACCTTATGATTTCTGAAAATAAGAAGCAAGTTCATGACATTTCCCCAAACCTCAAGAAAGGATAGTATAATTTGcccttttattaattataagaaaaacaCTACAGTAACTGGAGTGATGGGCTCATGCTTCTCAGTATTGACTCATATGGAATTAGCAAGACCCAACAATAAAATTCTTGGTGGGAATCATCAACTTTATAATGTTCTAAAAACGGCTCatgcttttgtaattttttttttttataagtaattgacaaatatcattaaaaacataaggcgcccctaagtacacaagagGTATACAAAAGGAAACCCCTAACTAGTAAtggcaaaaagaacaaggaaatcactataactaAATCTTATGTTATTcctttccctccataaacaccataaGAGGcacgtaggcaccatcttccacactgtAACGCTCCGCAGACATTATTTTCTCATCGTAACAGGCTtcaacatatattaaaaaaagagaaaaaaggaaatgataGTGGAATGGATTTCTGTCCTAGCATGTGCCTGCATGCGAGCATTCATCTTCATATGCACACATTACAACATTAGATGAAGACAACATGCTGCCAGGCTAGGAAAACTAAATACAAATTGCTTAACTAAATCTTCTCCAACTAGTGTCTATGTGCAAACCAAAACCTGTGCAAGGAGGAGGAAAGAACTTCCATTCAGATAAACTAAATTCTATCCCTACAAAATcattggaaaatgaaaattcatctaCCAAAAATGCCACTCTTTAAGACAGTAGAAAGcagttaatagaaaattagactTCCAAAGAAAGATGTCAAGAAAAATCTTGACAGTGCTCCAATTAAACGGTGCAGGTTTGTAAACAtgcattttgtttaaattattaatgaATTATAAAGCTTAGCATGAATTTTTCAATAATTCAAAGATCAGAATAAGGTGCAAGGAGACATAACTAAACCCACCATGGATTAAGAAATCCCTTGGCCTTAATGAAAAGGTCAGAAGGTGCATAgataaaaaaagacaatttgttcaaatttttatgTCTAGGGCGAATTACCTTTGAGACAGACATCATATTGGTAGTCAGAGTTCCAGTCTTGTCACTGCAAATTACTGTGGTGCAGCCTAAAGTCTCAACAGATGGCAAAGACCGTACAATAGCATTCAACCGAGCCATTCGCTTTGTTCCCAGAGCCAAACACCTACAACAAACATTGAAAAACGACCATAAGTGAAgcagaaaaaatagaaatatataactagtatttttttatatataagtaaaggaaattcattaaaagcacaagGAGCACAGCCAAatatacaggaagtatacaaaagaaacacccAGCAATAAAGAgcgagaaaaaagagaacacaAATAAGCATAGCTAGAGACATGGAGAAAGGCAGTAGCAGAGATCCACTCAAATAGGGATTTAAGAAAACAAGTTTGTAGATCCGAGCTCGTTCTCTctcaatcatttgaaaataatatcaTATTGTATTTCTCAAATTGGGGTATGTTTATAACCATATGGAAACAATCtcatagccaaaaaaaaaaaagaaaaaaaaaaggtaagattTAGACGTATAATTCAACATGCCACATTATAACACAATTTTAAGATAAAGCATTCAGACCTCCCATCAGAAAACTAGTgagaaataatttatttcttaaGTAATTCAAAAGAATATGAATCTTTCAGTTCCAACAAAGCAtaggaaaagaggaagaatAGAGGAAAGAATTATACAAATGAAAGccattttctaaaatttctaaaagaaaaatgtcacAGCTAAACCTGTT encodes the following:
- the LOC132189135 gene encoding calcium-transporting ATPase 3, endoplasmic reticulum-type isoform X1: MEDAYARSVTEVLDFFEVDPAKGLSEDQVARHARVYGKNVLPEEKRTPFWKLVLKQFDDLLVKILIAAAVVSFILALINGETGLTAFLEPSVILMILAANAAVGVITETNAEKALEELRAYQADIATVLRNGCFSILPASELVPGDIVEVSVGCKIPADMRMIKMLSNQLRVDQAILTGESCSVEKELESTKATNAVYQDKTNILFSGTVVVAGRARAVVVGVGANTAMGSIRDSLLQTEDEVTPLKKKLDEFGTFLAKVIAGICVLVWIVNIGHFRDPAHGGFLRGAIHYFKIAVALAVAAIPEGLPAVVTTCLALGTKRMARLNAIVRSLPSVETLGCTTVICSDKTGTLTTNMMSVSKVCVVHSVERGPVVSEYSVSGTTYAPEGIIFDSTGMQLEFPAQLPCLLHIAMCSALCNESVLQYNPDKGNYEKIGESTEVALRVLTEKVGLPGFDSMPSALNMLSSHERASYCNHYWENQFKKVSVLDFSRDRKMMSVLCSRKQRQIIFSKGAPESIISRSTHILCNDDGQTVPLTADIRAELESRFRSFAGKETLRCLALALKWMPMGQQTLSFADEKDLTFIGLVGMLDPPREEVRNAMLSCMTAGIRVIVVTGDNKSTAESICQKIGAFDHLVDFSGRSFTATEFEELPALQQALALQRMAIFTRVEPSHKRMLVEALQHQNEVVAMTGDGVNDAPALKKADIGIAMGSGTAVAKSAADMVLADDNFATIVAAVAEGRAIYNNTKQFIRYMISSNIGEVVCIFVAAVLGIPDTLAPVQLLWVNLVTDGLPATAIGFNKQDSDVMKAKPRKVNEAVVTGWLFFRYLVIGAYVGLATIAGFIWWFVYADSGPKLPYSELMNFDTCAMRETTYPCSIFDDRHPSTVSMTVLVVVEMFNALNNLSENQSLLVIPPWSNLWLVGSIFLTMILHILILYIHPLSVLFSVTPLSWAEWRVVLYLSFPVIIIDEVLKFFSRNSNGIRFNFRFRRPDLLPKRESRDK
- the LOC132189135 gene encoding calcium-transporting ATPase 3, endoplasmic reticulum-type isoform X2, translating into MEDAYARSVTEVLDFFEVDPAKGLSEDQVARHARVYGKNVLPEEKRTPFWKLVLKQFDDLLVKILIAAAVVSFILALINGETGLTAFLEPSVILMILAANAAVGVITETNAEKALEELRAYQADIATVLRNGCFSILPASELVPGDIVEVSVGCKIPADMRMIKMLSNQLRVDQAILTGESCSVEKELESTKATNAVYQDKTNILFSGTVVVAGRARAVVVGVGANTAMGSIRDSLLQTEDEVTPLKKKLDEFGTFLAKVIAGICVLVWIVNIGHFRDPAHGGFLRGAIHYFKIAVALAVAAIPEGLPAVVTTCLALGTKRMARLNAIVRSLPSVETLGCTTVICSDKTGTLTTNMMSVSKVCVVHSVERGPVVSEYSVSGTTYAPEGIIFDSTGMQLEFPAQLPCLLHIAMCSALCNESVLQYNPDKGNYEKIGESTEVALRVLTEKVGLPGFDSMPSALNMLSSHERASYCNHYWENQFKKVSVLDFSRDRKMMSVLCSRKQRQIIFSKGAPESIISRSTHILCNDDGQTVPLTADIRAELESRFRSFAGKETLRCLALALKWMPMGQQTLSFADEKDLTFIGLVGMLDPPREEVRNAMLSCMTAGIRVIVVTGDNKSTAESICQKIGAFDHLVDFSGRSFTATEFEELPALQQALALQRMAIFTRVEPSHKRMLVEALQHQNEVVAMTGDGVNDAPALKKADIGIAMGSGTAVAKSAADMVLADDNFATIVAAVAEGRAIYNNTKQFIRYMISSNIGEVVCIFVAAVLGIPDTLAPVQLLWVNLVTDGLPATAIGFNKQDSDVMKAKPRE